The Leptodactylus fuscus isolate aLepFus1 chromosome 3, aLepFus1.hap2, whole genome shotgun sequence genome has a segment encoding these proteins:
- the SLC30A3 gene encoding putative proton-coupled zinc antiporter SLC30A3, which produces MEPGGDSETRRLVEPNQGGGALKIKSLFTGTKELFPGFPFQNGGSGVSIELERSVSHHCHGPCSSDSQQKLHARKKLYFACVVCFIFMIGEVAGGYIAHSLAIMTDAAHLLTDLGSMCVSIFSLWISSRPPTKDMTFGWHRSEILGALASIFSIWVVTGILLYLATARIINNDYDIDGHVMLITSGCAVVVNIIMAYILHQSTTFHGHSHGSGYEKIGDSHSSGLSLHLGHHGNTSVRAAFIHVIGDLLQSIGVMVAAIIIYFKPQYKIADPVCTFLFSIFVLATTATILRDVFWVLMEGRPRSIEHATVKEVLMSIQGVQSVHSLRLWALTLSQNAVSVHLAIDETREANIVLQEATELLQTKFEFFISTIQVESFVEDMAVCPQCQDPTG; this is translated from the exons TCTTTTCACAGGCACCAAAGAGCTCTTCCCAGGGTTCCCTTTCCAGAATGGGGGTTCAGGTGTGTCCATTGAACTAGAGAGATCAGTGTCACATCACTGTCATGGTCCCTGCTCATCCGACAGTCAACAGAAGCTCCATGCTCGGAAGAAGTTGTACTTTGCCTGTGTGGTGTGTTTTATCTTCATGATCGGGGAAGTTGCAG GAGGGTACATTGCCCATAGCCTGGCCATTATGACGGACGCAGCCCACCTCCTCACTGACCTGGGCAGTATGTGTGTCAGCATTTTTTCCCTGTGGATATCTAGCCGACCACCAACAAAAGACATGACATTCGGCTGGCACCGCTCAG AAATCCTGGGGGCACTGGCTTCCATCTTCTCGATCTGGGTCGTCACTGGTATTCTGTTGTACCTGGCCACTGCACGGATCATCAATAATGACTATGACATCGATGGACACGTCATGCTCATCACGTCTGGTTGTGCCGTCGTCGTCAACATTAT AATGGCCTACATCCTCCACCAGTCCACCACCTTCCATGGACACAGCCATGGCTCAGGATATGAAAAGATTGGAGACAGTCACAGCAGCGGACTGTCTTTACACTTGGGTCATCATGGAAATACAAGTGTCCGAGCAGCATTCATTCACGTGATTGGAGATCTTCTACAGAGTATTGGCGTGATGGTGGCAGCCATTATTATATACTTCAAA CCTCAGTACAAGATTGCCGATCCCGTCTGCACTTTCCTCTTCTCCATCTTTGTACTGGCAACAACGGCCACCATTTTACGTGACGTGTTTTGGGTTCTGATGGAAG GCAGGCCCCGCAGTATTGAACATGCTACAGTGAAGGAAGTCCTTATGTCTATCCAGGGCGTCCAGTCTGTGCACAGTCTACGGCTTTGGGCTCTCACACTCAGTCAAAACGCAGTGTCTGTACATCTGGCAATTG ATGAGACTCGTGAGGCTAACATTGTTCTTCAAGAGGCCACAGAACTTCTTCAGACCAAATTTGAGTTCTTTATAAGCACAATCCAGGTGGAGAGTTTTGTGGAAGACATGGCCGTGTGCCCACAGTGCCAAGACCCAACTGGATAA